The Salvelinus namaycush isolate Seneca chromosome 1, SaNama_1.0, whole genome shotgun sequence genome has a window encoding:
- the LOC120051255 gene encoding vegetative cell wall protein gp1-like, which translates to MSSEAVYIPATQPHSPPATQPHSPTAPQPPSPTAPQPPSPTATQPHSPPATQPHSPPATQPHSPTATQPHSPPATQPHSPPATQPHSHPAPQPHSHPAPQPPSPPATQPHSPPATQPHSHPATHHPATQPHSPPATQPHSPPATQPHSPPATQPHSPTATQPHSPTAPQTPSPTAPQPPSPRATKPHSPTATQPHSPIATQAQSPTATQPHSHPAPEPHSLPASQPQSPTATQPHSHPAPQPPSHPAPQPHSPPATQPHSPTAPQPPSPPATQPHSPTAPQPPSPTAPQPLSPTATQPHSPPATQPHTTQPHSPPATQPHSPPATQPHSPTAPQPPSPTAPQPPRHPAPQPPSPRATKPHSPTATQPHSPIATQAQSPTATQPHSHPAPEPHSLPASQPQSPTATQPHSHPAPQPPSHPAPEPPIHPAPEPPSHPAPQPPSPTATQTSPQPTSYPPTQLLQSHSSSATQPPKPLSHPAPQPLQPHSRLELEMGCLHKYD; encoded by the exons ATGAGCTCCGAGG CGGTATACATCCCAGCCACCCAGCCCCACAGCCCCCCAGCCACCCAGCCCCACAGCCCCACAGCCCCCCAGCCACCCAGCCCCACAGCCCCCCAGCCACCCAGCCCCACAGCCACCCAGCCCCACAGCCCCCCAGCCACCCAGCCCCACAGCCCCCCAGCCACCCAGCCCCACAGCCCCACAGCCACCCAGCCCCACAGCCCCCCAGCCACCCAGCCCCACAGCCCCCCAGCCACCCAGCCCCACAGCCACCCAGCCCCACAGCCCCACAGCCACCCAGCCCCACAGCCACCCAGCCCCCCAGCCACCCAGCCCCACAGCCCCCCAGCCACCCAGCCCCacagccacccagccaccca ccacccagccacccagccccaCAGCCCCCCAGCCACCCAGCCCCACAGCCCCCCAGCCACCCAGCCCCACAGCCCCCCAGCCACCCAGCCCCACAGCCCCACAGCCACCCAGCCCCACAGCCCCACAGCCCCCCAGACACCCAGCCCCACAGCCCCACAGCCACCCAGCCCTAGAGCCACCAAGCCCCATAGCCCCACAGCCACCCAGCCCCACAGCCCCATAGCCACCCAGGCCCAGAGCCCCACAGCCACCCAGCCCCACAGCCACCCTGCCCCAGAGCCCCACAGCCTCCCAGCCTCCCAGCCCCAGAGCCCCACAGCCACCCAGCCCCACAGCCACCCAGCCCCacagccacccagccacccagccccaCAGCCCCACAGCCCCCCAGCCACCCAGCCCCACAGCCCCACAGCCCCCCAGCCACCCAGCCCCCCAGCCACCCAGCCCCACAGCCCCACAGCCCCCCAGCCACCCAGCCCCACAGCCCCCCAGCCCCTGAGCCCCACAGCCACCCAGCCCCACAGCCCCCCAGCCACCCAGCCCCACA ccacccagccccaCAGCCCCCCAGCCACCCAGCCCCACAGCCCCCCAGCCACCCAGCCCCACAGCCCCACAGCCCCACAGCCACCCAGCCCCACAGCCCCACAGCCCCCCAGACACCCAGCCCCACAGCCACCCAGCCCTAGAGCCACCAAGCCCCATAGCCCCACAGCCACCCAGCCCCACAGCCCCATAGCCACCCAGGCCCAGAGCCCCACAGCCACCCAGCCCCACAGCCACCCTGCCCCAGAGCCCCACAGCCTCCCCGCCTCCCAGCCCCAGAGCCCCACAGCTACCCAGCCCCACAGCCACCCAGCCCCacagccacccagccacccagccccaGAGCCACCCATCCACCCGGCCCCAgagccacccagccacccagccccaCAGCCACCCAGCCCCACAGCCACCCAGACATCCCCACAGCCAACCAGCTACCCACCCACCCAGCTACTGCAGTCCCACAGCTCCtcagccacccagccacccaaACCCCTCAGCCACCCAGCCCCACAGCCACTGCAGCCCCACAGCAGGTTGGAGCTGGAGATGGGTTGTCTCCATAAATATGACTGA